The segment GGTAATCATTGGCCAGTCGTTCACCGGCCAGTCCATGCCAGTAGACACCCAGGCAGGCTGCTTCCAAAGGAGTCAGGTCCTGGGCAAGCATGGCGCTCAATAGGCCGGAAAGAACGTCTCCAGATCCTGCGACGGCAAGATTGGGTGATGAGAAGGGCGAGAGCCATGCTTGGCCACCGGGTTGGGCGATGACCGTGCCTGCGCCCTTGAGAATTGTGATGGCCCCGTATGTGTCGGCTGCCTCGCGGGCAGCTTGCAGGCGGTTGGCTTGAATATCGGCCGTTGAACGCCCCAGCAGGCGGGCCATTTCTCCGGGGTGTGGGGTGAGAATGGTCTGTGGAGCGTTGGGACCCAGCAACTCGGGTTGTTCTGCCAGCCAGTACAGGCCGTCGGCATCCAGGACCAGTGGTGGCAATTCCTGTTCCAGCAGAGCGTCCAGGAATTCCAGAGTGCGTTCGTCGCGACCGATGCCCGGTCCCAGGGACAGGGCGGAAAATTTAGCGATATGATGGAGAAGATCATCAGCCATGGGAGCCATCCAGGCATCACCCTTGCCCAGGGGCAGGGTCATGACCTCGGGGACACCGGCCTTGATCTCCATGGCCAACCCACGTGGGCAGGCCACGGTTGTTAGCCCGGCGCCAGCTCGCAATGCCCCCAAAGCAGCCAGCAGAGGTGCTCCCGTGAGTCCCGGTGAACCACCCATGACCAAGACGTGTCCGGCGTGTCCTTTATGCATGGCTTCGTCAGGGAGCGGAGCAAGAATACCCACGCCGTGCGTCAAGAGGGCACAGGTCGGAGGGGCAGAGCGTTCGATAAATCCCGGAATCCCGATGGGGTGCACAATGATTTCACCGGTCCAGACATCGGCTCCGGGCATCAGTAAGCCCAATTTTGGAGCATGAAAGGTCACTGTACAGTCTGCCATAACGGCCACGGGCTGGGGCCTGCCATTCTCGCCGTTGAGTCCGGAGGGAATGTCCACGGCCAGGACATAGGCTTCCTGGCCGAGACCATTGATCGCATTGATCCAATGTTGCGCGTTGCCGCGCAACTCTCCGGTGAACCCCGTTCCCAGTAAACCATCAATGATAATGTCGGGTGTGCCCAGCTCGGAGGTCATTTCCGTCAGGTTGGGTCCGGAGAGATAGGTCATGGGCAAGCCCATGCGTTGCGCCAAGCGAAGGTTGGTCGCTGCTGCCCCCCGATAGCGCTTTTTGCGCCCGGTATGGATCACTGAAACAAGAGCCCCTGCATCGGCCAGCAAACGGGCGATCACAAAGGCGTCACCGCCATTATTGCCGGACCCGGCCAGCACCAGCGCTCGCAGTCCTTCCAGAGATTCGAATTGTTCTGTCAGGGTATCGAAACAGCCACGTCCGGCGCACTCCATGAGGACTTCCTGGCGCAAGCCGAAATCACTGATGGTCTCTTGGTCCCACAAGGCCATTTCGTATGGCGTGGGCAGTGGGATGCAGGAGGGGATGCTCATGAATCATTCTCCAGGACCACCACCGCGGCTGCCGTGTCGCGACCATGGGTCAGGCTGATGTGTGCGTGGGTTGCGCCAAGTTCCTGACAGCGTAGGGCTGCCCCATCGGTAAAGGTGAGTATCGGTTTGCCCAGTGAGTCTCGCAGGATTTCCATTCCCTGGAAACCCACTCCCTGAGCGATGCCGGTGCCCAAGGCTTTCGAGGCGGCCTCTTTGGCCGCAAAACGTACGGCGACAAAACGAACCTTGTCACCCCGGATGATATCGATTTCAGCGGGAGTCAGGATGCGTTTCACGAATCGGTCGCCAAAGCGCTCCAACGAGTGTTCGATGCGATCCACCTCCACGATATCTATGCCCAGGCCAATGATCATAGAATGATATTCCTTAAGAGACGAAGGAACGAACCAGTTCGTTCATCTCGCGTACAGCCTGACCGATGCCAACATAGGCGGCGCGGGAAATGATACTGTGCCCGATGGAATATTCGTTGATTCCAGGGACCTGGGAAAAATCCATAACGTTGACGTAGTTCAGGCCGTGCCCGAGATTGACTTTGAGGCCAATATCCTGAGCCTGTTTGATCCCGGTCAGGATTTTTTCCAGTTCCGCCTTGGTTGCAGCGCGTCCCTTGGCATCGGCGTAGTGACCGGTGTGAATTTCGATGTATTCGCTGCCTGTCGCCTTCGCAGCTTCGATCTGCTTGGGGTCGGCGTCGATGAACAGACTTGTCTCGATGTCTGCAGCGATGATCGGAGCCAGGAAATCGCGGATTTCGTCAATTCGGGAAGCCACGTCCAGACCGCCCTCGGTGGTCAGTTCCTCTCGTTTTTCCGGAACCAGACAGATGATGTCCGGCATGGTTTCCAGGCAGATGCGTTGCATCTCGTCGGTGGCGGCCATTTCCAGATTCAAACGGGTCTGCACGGTCTGGCGCAGCAGGGCGAGGTCGCGGTCATTGATATGGCGGCGGTCTTCGCGCAGGTGGCAGATGATGCATTGAGCTCCGGCCAGTTCAGCCATGTGGGCTGCTGTTACCGGGTCTGGCTCTGTGCCTTGCCGCGCCTGGCGCAGCGTGGCAATATGATCGATATTTACGGCAAGCGAGGGCATGGGTCCCCTCCCTGAGGGATTGAGGTTTGGATTGGTACTGCCCGTTGTGCGGGTGGATTAAACCGAAATTGTGCCCAACCGTGCTGGAAAGTCAAGGAAAATGGCGGTGTGCATGGGTTCCAGCGGACGGTGACCGTTATGCTATTTATTGACTTGACGTGCCCCCATGGCTACGTTCTGCGCTTCAAGAAATTTGCTTTGCATTAAGCCATAAGGAAACCAAAGGATATTTGAATGAATCTCTGCATTGTCGGCACTGGCTACGTTGGTCTCGTGAGCGCGGCATGTTTTGCTGAAATGGGCAATAATGTGTGCTGTGTAGATGTCAACCCTGCTGTTGTTGAACGCCTCAACAATGGTGAAGTGCACATCTATGAGCCCGGCCTTGAGGAAATGGTCGCCCGGAACAGGGCTGAAGGTCGATTGGCCTTTACCACCACCTTGGCTGAGGGACTTAAGGACGCTGCAGTCGCCTTCATTACCGTTGGTACTCCTAGTCGTGAAGATGGTTCCTGCGACCTGTGCTATGTGCACCAGGTTGCCCGTGACATCGGCCAAGCCATGACTGAACCTTTGGTGGTGGTGGACAAGTCCACCGTACCTGTGGGTACAGCCGATCAGGTTCGGGAAATCATCGCGGAGGAGCTTTCCAAACGAGGGGCTTCCATTGATTATGATGTGGTCTCCAACCCCGAATTCCTCAAGGAAGGAGATGCGGTTTCAGACTTCATGAAACCTGATCGTGTGATTTTGGGTACCGAGAATGAGAATAGTGCCGAGATCATGCGTTCCCTGTATTCCCCGTTTGCCCGCAGTCGCGAGAAGGTCATGGTCATGGGTGTGCGCAGCGCCGAAATGACCAAGTATGCGGCCAATTGCATTCTGGCGACGAAGATTTCCTTCATCAACGAAGTCTCCGGCATTTGTGAAAAGGTCGGGGCGGATGTGCGTGATGTTCGTCTGGGAATTGGTTCCGACCATCGCATCGGCTATCATTTCATTTATCCTGGTGTTGGATACGGTGGCTCCTGCTTTCCCAAGGATGTGAAGGCGCTTATCAACACGGCGCGTGAGGTTGGCCATGAACCCCAACTTCTTGCTGCGGTGGATGAGGTCAATAATCGCCAAAAATTTGCTATTGCCAAGAAAGTGGAAAGCTATTTTGCCCAGCAGGGCGGTCTGGAAGGGCGGACTTTGGCCCTGTGGGGATTGGCTTTCAAGGCGAATACTGACGATATCCGTGAAGCATCTTCTCTGGAGACCATCAAGTATCTTACGGCCAAGGGAATGCGTGTCAAAGCGTTTGATCCGGTCGCTGGCCCCAATACGGCCCGTGAACTGGAAGGTGTGCAGGGTTTGGAGATCGTCGATAGCCAGTACGAGGCCCTGAACGGAGCTGATGCGTTGGCCGTGGTCACGGAATGGAATCAGTTCCGCAATCCTGATTTCGGACAGATCAAGAACAGCTTGAAGGCTCCCTTGATTTTTGACGGGCGCAATCTGTATCCGCCGCGTGATCTTGCGGAAGCCGGGTTTGCCTATTTCTGCATCGGGCGTCCTGATCCCGCATAGAAAATTATTCGCCTTGTTTTAGGCTAAGCCGCTTATGAGGGCAGGCCCCACATGCGAATGCGTGTCGGCTCTGCCCTTTTTCACGCCTGAGGTGTGAGGTCTGGTGGCTGTACCTGAGAGATGGTGTGTGAAAGCAGAGGTGCACGAAAAAGCGCCCTGGTTCAGATGAACCAGGGCGCTGATGTTTTCATTGGCAGGGGTGGAGGGATTCGAACCCGCAACATCCGGTTTTGGAGACCGGCGCTCTAGCCGTTGGAGCTACACCCCTGCGCTGTTGAGGGCGCGAAATTATGGGAATCTTTGCTAAATGGCAAGGGATTTTTTAGGCCGGTAAACGAAGGCTTCGGCGGCAAGAACGGAACTGGAGTTCCAACAGGATGAGACGCTCGTATTCCACCGTGGTGTCGAGGTCATTCATCTCGTCTCCGAGGAATTTTTCCAGGTGTTGGGCTTCTTCCCAAAAGTCCAAAAGTTCGTCGTCGGCCAGGGTCTTGATTTGTTCTTCGAGGGGAAAGTTCGACGACTGGGGCAGAAAATGGGCCATAAAAAGGGCTCCTCCTTGAGCTTGCCGATTGTCTTGGCAAGCGAAGGGCGGACCTTACAGCAGCCTGTGAACAAGGGCAAGTCTGTATGCAGTATGAAAAACATATATCATATCAGAAAGATAGCGGTAAACTCCTGAGGGGGAGCTGCCGATATGACCTGTGGAAGTTCTTGAAATGTGTTGCAAATTGGGAAAAATTTCGTAAAATTAAAAACAAGAACCAATTTGAAGGCACGGTTTTAATCCGGGCAACCTAGGAGAAGAGCATGGACGAGACCCAGAAGAAGCAGGATGCCGAGCTGATTCAGCT is part of the Desulfovibrio ferrophilus genome and harbors:
- a CDS encoding NAD(P)H-hydrate dehydratase, producing the protein MSIPSCIPLPTPYEMALWDQETISDFGLRQEVLMECAGRGCFDTLTEQFESLEGLRALVLAGSGNNGGDAFVIARLLADAGALVSVIHTGRKKRYRGAAATNLRLAQRMGLPMTYLSGPNLTEMTSELGTPDIIIDGLLGTGFTGELRGNAQHWINAINGLGQEAYVLAVDIPSGLNGENGRPQPVAVMADCTVTFHAPKLGLLMPGADVWTGEIIVHPIGIPGFIERSAPPTCALLTHGVGILAPLPDEAMHKGHAGHVLVMGGSPGLTGAPLLAALGALRAGAGLTTVACPRGLAMEIKAGVPEVMTLPLGKGDAWMAPMADDLLHHIAKFSALSLGPGIGRDERTLEFLDALLEQELPPLVLDADGLYWLAEQPELLGPNAPQTILTPHPGEMARLLGRSTADIQANRLQAAREAADTYGAITILKGAGTVIAQPGGQAWLSPFSSPNLAVAGSGDVLSGLLSAMLAQDLTPLEAACLGVYWHGLAGERLANDYPLRGNLAGDIALELPQTLEELIDADS
- a CDS encoding UDP-glucose dehydrogenase family protein, yielding MNLCIVGTGYVGLVSAACFAEMGNNVCCVDVNPAVVERLNNGEVHIYEPGLEEMVARNRAEGRLAFTTTLAEGLKDAAVAFITVGTPSREDGSCDLCYVHQVARDIGQAMTEPLVVVDKSTVPVGTADQVREIIAEELSKRGASIDYDVVSNPEFLKEGDAVSDFMKPDRVILGTENENSAEIMRSLYSPFARSREKVMVMGVRSAEMTKYAANCILATKISFINEVSGICEKVGADVRDVRLGIGSDHRIGYHFIYPGVGYGGSCFPKDVKALINTAREVGHEPQLLAAVDEVNNRQKFAIAKKVESYFAQQGGLEGRTLALWGLAFKANTDDIREASSLETIKYLTAKGMRVKAFDPVAGPNTARELEGVQGLEIVDSQYEALNGADALAVVTEWNQFRNPDFGQIKNSLKAPLIFDGRNLYPPRDLAEAGFAYFCIGRPDPA
- a CDS encoding pyridoxine 5'-phosphate synthase, whose translation is MPSLAVNIDHIATLRQARQGTEPDPVTAAHMAELAGAQCIICHLREDRRHINDRDLALLRQTVQTRLNLEMAATDEMQRICLETMPDIICLVPEKREELTTEGGLDVASRIDEIRDFLAPIIAADIETSLFIDADPKQIEAAKATGSEYIEIHTGHYADAKGRAATKAELEKILTGIKQAQDIGLKVNLGHGLNYVNVMDFSQVPGINEYSIGHSIISRAAYVGIGQAVREMNELVRSFVS
- a CDS encoding holo-[acyl-carrier-protein] synthase → MIIGLGIDIVEVDRIEHSLERFGDRFVKRILTPAEIDIIRGDKVRFVAVRFAAKEAASKALGTGIAQGVGFQGMEILRDSLGKPILTFTDGAALRCQELGATHAHISLTHGRDTAAAVVVLENDS